A region from the Brevinematales bacterium genome encodes:
- the holA gene encoding DNA polymerase III subunit delta gives MKKQQGVQTAGIYLLLGENNFEKEEFLRRLILDFSKGKSVSLISIDYSEDQAIHKFIAELRTSSLFTSYKIVLLKNLDKPMTRQERELIVELLGSFYSNEILVVIISSLSPYKFDKTVSTLIEGKGGVVKAFWKISQSELPNYVLNLLSKSGVETSKELVKVLIERNGQNINGIIEDIKYVRGYFSNVDYISAAKFIEVLMEKYGEGSIFDLVNAVIKGDKHRVIMLIRHLIERGEDLFLLGTLLYSQLYKIIRIKRYLEVQTSDEEISKQLEMSVYEVRNLKDLVKYVDNRRAKRLLEFIVEFEIFVRNFNDISKVSGIESYILNNL, from the coding sequence ATGAAGAAACAACAAGGCGTACAAACCGCAGGAATATACCTACTATTGGGGGAGAATAATTTTGAAAAGGAAGAATTTTTGAGAAGACTTATATTAGATTTTTCTAAAGGAAAGTCTGTGAGTTTGATTAGTATTGATTATAGTGAAGATCAAGCTATACATAAGTTCATAGCTGAGCTTAGGACATCATCACTTTTTACTTCTTATAAAATTGTATTACTCAAGAATCTAGATAAGCCTATGACTAGGCAGGAAAGAGAGCTTATAGTCGAGCTTTTGGGGAGTTTTTATAGTAATGAAATTTTGGTAGTTATCATTTCATCTTTATCGCCTTATAAGTTTGATAAAACAGTATCTACGTTGATAGAAGGTAAAGGAGGTGTTGTAAAAGCTTTTTGGAAGATATCTCAAAGTGAATTGCCTAATTATGTATTGAATTTGTTATCAAAAAGTGGTGTTGAAACTTCGAAGGAGCTTGTTAAAGTTCTTATTGAGAGAAATGGTCAGAATATTAATGGTATAATTGAAGATATAAAGTATGTAAGAGGATACTTTAGTAATGTTGATTATATAAGTGCAGCAAAATTTATAGAAGTGTTGATGGAAAAGTATGGAGAAGGTAGTATATTTGATTTGGTAAATGCCGTAATAAAAGGCGATAAGCATAGAGTTATTATGTTAATAAGACACTTAATAGAAAGAGGAGAAGATTTGTTTTTGTTGGGTACTTTACTCTATTCACAGTTGTATAAGATTATAAGGATTAAAAGGTATTTAGAGGTTCAGACTTCGGATGAGGAGATATCTAAACAACTCGAAATGTCGGTGTATGAAGTTAGAAATCTGAAAGATTTGGTGAAATACGTAGATAATAGAAGAGCTAAAAGACTTTTGGAGTTTATAGTAGAATTTGAAATATTCGTAAGAAATTTTAATGATATTTCAAAAGTTTCTGGTATCGAAAGTTACATATTAAACAATCTCTGA
- a CDS encoding tetratricopeptide repeat protein, producing the protein MKISSVSRTLLITILLTLVNEAFTKSLYSTHISEGIAYYKLEEYDKAIDIFKKASELNPNDPLPYRMIGLSYYRKNILDEALKYLSISLTLEEGDNTITLSIIGNIYYKQKKFNNAVLVYEKLTSLTNSAFFYFRLINSLESIGRLEEAATAGEKFLHNPSWGDFDENIFKSKLRNIYIKLGNKYKKEGLKSKSEEAYSKAKLLLK; encoded by the coding sequence ATGAAAATAAGTTCAGTTTCTAGAACATTACTTATTACCATTTTATTAACTCTAGTCAACGAAGCATTTACCAAGAGCTTATACTCAACACATATTTCAGAAGGTATAGCATATTACAAACTTGAGGAGTATGATAAGGCAATAGATATTTTCAAAAAAGCATCTGAGCTAAATCCTAACGACCCCTTACCCTACAGAATGATAGGACTATCTTACTACAGGAAAAATATTCTCGATGAAGCACTAAAATATCTATCAATATCACTTACTCTGGAAGAAGGAGATAATACAATAACACTTTCTATAATAGGTAACATATACTATAAACAGAAAAAGTTTAACAATGCTGTACTAGTTTATGAAAAACTTACATCACTAACGAACTCAGCATTTTTCTACTTTAGACTTATAAACTCCCTTGAAAGCATTGGTAGGTTGGAAGAGGCAGCAACAGCAGGAGAAAAATTTCTACATAATCCTTCATGGGGAGATTTTGATGAAAACATCTTCAAATCTAAACTTAGAAATATCTACATAAAGTTAGGTAATAAATACAAAAAAGAAGGCCTCAAATCTAAGTCAGAAGAAGCCTACTCAAAAGCAAAACTGTTATTGAAATAA
- a CDS encoding A24 family peptidase, giving the protein MEIVQIVFNSVILVILSAFDIKTRTVPNYITVPYILLGFLFIILFPDNCLNLMNTFEFLIIVLVMFIYSKLRNFDFFDVFGGGDIKVVFGLSLMSSFEIFNISLIFGSLLGMLWGIVKRRKGIPFIPFLFLGYLVGVIWYVLYNYVI; this is encoded by the coding sequence ATGGAAATTGTTCAAATTGTTTTCAACAGTGTTATTTTGGTAATTCTTTCTGCTTTTGATATTAAAACAAGGACTGTTCCAAATTACATAACAGTACCTTACATTTTGTTGGGTTTTTTGTTTATTATTTTGTTTCCTGATAACTGTTTAAACCTTATGAATACTTTTGAGTTTCTAATAATAGTTTTAGTAATGTTTATTTATTCAAAATTACGAAATTTTGATTTTTTTGATGTTTTTGGTGGTGGGGACATCAAAGTTGTTTTTGGATTATCTTTGATGAGTAGTTTTGAGATTTTTAATATTTCTCTAATATTTGGTTCTCTTTTAGGGATGTTGTGGGGTATTGTTAAAAGACGCAAAGGAATTCCGTTTATACCATTTTTGTTTTTAGGATATCTAGTAGGTGTAATATGGTATGTGTTATATAATTACGTTATCTAA
- a CDS encoding ZIP family metal transporter: protein MNTTALSEINPSLLVIIGVLFTWMLNNLGSLGIFIFNTPNRKVLDFLLGFSAGVMLAASIWSLLVPSMNISEFLNIPGWILAGGAFIMGTLAIKLLDTLIPHLHIDSTKVEGISTNFKKPILLYLAMTLHHIPEGFAVGIALGAMELLPNYSGIPVAIGIGIQNIPEGLALSGALLAYGVGKLKSFLYGVMSGFSEIIGGIIGFLVIAAIPHFLPISLAFAAGAMFYIVIEEVIPESQMSGNTDISTAGVIIGFVLMMTLDNVII, encoded by the coding sequence ATGAATACAACAGCTCTAAGCGAAATAAACCCATCTCTTCTTGTTATAATAGGTGTATTGTTTACCTGGATGTTGAATAATTTAGGCTCTCTTGGAATTTTCATTTTTAATACACCAAATAGAAAAGTTTTAGATTTCTTACTAGGCTTTTCTGCAGGTGTTATGTTAGCAGCAAGTATATGGTCCTTGCTAGTACCTTCCATGAATATATCTGAGTTTTTGAATATACCCGGCTGGATTTTAGCAGGAGGAGCATTTATAATGGGAACTCTAGCAATAAAATTACTTGACACTCTAATACCACACCTTCACATAGACTCAACAAAAGTGGAAGGTATATCAACAAACTTCAAAAAACCCATTCTACTTTACTTAGCAATGACACTTCATCATATACCGGAAGGATTTGCTGTAGGAATCGCACTAGGTGCTATGGAACTACTACCGAACTATAGCGGCATTCCAGTTGCTATAGGTATAGGTATACAAAATATACCCGAAGGATTGGCATTATCAGGAGCATTACTCGCCTATGGTGTCGGTAAATTGAAAAGTTTTCTGTACGGAGTTATGTCAGGATTCTCTGAGATAATAGGTGGAATAATAGGTTTTTTAGTAATAGCAGCAATACCTCACTTTTTACCTATAAGCCTAGCATTCGCAGCAGGTGCTATGTTTTATATAGTCATCGAAGAAGTAATACCTGAGTCTCAAATGTCTGGTAATACTGATATCTCAACCGCAGGAGTAATAATAGGATTTGTGTTAATGATGACCTTAGATAACGTAATTATATAA
- the hisB gene encoding imidazoleglycerol-phosphate dehydratase HisB codes for MRKAKVFRQTSETSIEICIDIDGSGFFQGATQIGFFDHLISSFSKHSSIDIDVIICKGDVHIDFHHLIEDFGIVLGECFDKALGDKKGISRFGFASVPLDEALSQVSVDVSGRPYLYIDERILDGCIREFDMELIEVFFSGFVRSAKIALHVDLVRGVNKHHIAESVFKSFAVAIKNAVKISSDGIPSTKGVL; via the coding sequence ATGAGAAAAGCAAAGGTATTCAGGCAAACTTCTGAAACCTCAATAGAAATTTGTATTGATATTGATGGTAGTGGTTTTTTTCAGGGAGCTACTCAGATTGGATTCTTTGATCATCTTATATCTTCTTTTTCAAAACACTCGTCTATTGATATAGATGTAATTATTTGTAAAGGAGACGTTCATATAGATTTTCATCATCTTATAGAAGATTTTGGTATTGTTCTGGGAGAATGTTTTGACAAAGCGTTAGGTGATAAGAAAGGTATATCAAGATTTGGTTTTGCATCAGTTCCACTTGATGAAGCTCTTTCGCAGGTTTCTGTTGATGTAAGTGGAAGACCTTACCTTTACATAGATGAGAGAATATTGGATGGGTGTATAAGAGAATTTGATATGGAGTTAATAGAAGTTTTTTTCTCAGGTTTTGTTAGAAGTGCTAAAATTGCACTTCATGTGGATTTGGTAAGAGGAGTAAACAAACATCATATTGCAGAATCTGTTTTTAAATCCTTTGCCGTTGCGATAAAAAATGCTGTTAAAATCTCATCGGATGGTATCCCTTCTACCAAGGGAGTTTTGTAG
- a CDS encoding DUF6175 family protein — MRRVFLCVLILVSFLVFGCSEPRQTKENTKISHQEQVGFKSYEVEGEGEEYFEARKNAIASGIRKAVIEIVGDKKYRSNYDEIEVKIVQDKKVVNQVSEFTSTKIFDRNNKKVVSGITKVNLDLLKSYLDVLNLEDNGKLISQPQRQISKELQSSKIYKQDDSSVSFTPSDNSPIMDISFLVFVPTEKLSYLESDENYKIFIELINSKLSEYGLNYVDFKRALDLSKKFYSIYEEKTGHTMSLMQMLAQELKADVYIEADINVKTSLIIGNLPDITIVSSIKSYDASTGKGLGTSTTTKSKRSKMDYFQSRVEVMNEIVEQEIPKILKNVDDYFSEGIPINVVIVGFSNVSEEKEFSAIFDSLPGISTRRRKSISGNTSEYDIVYKGGASYFVDDLIEVISAIQKYSKVKIDQSVNKVIINLK; from the coding sequence ATGAGAAGAGTTTTTTTGTGTGTTTTAATTTTAGTTTCTTTTTTAGTTTTCGGATGTTCTGAACCAAGGCAAACTAAGGAAAATACAAAAATCTCTCATCAAGAGCAAGTTGGTTTTAAATCTTACGAAGTTGAAGGTGAAGGAGAAGAATACTTTGAAGCTAGGAAAAATGCTATAGCTAGTGGTATAAGAAAAGCAGTAATTGAAATTGTTGGCGACAAAAAATACAGATCTAATTATGATGAGATAGAGGTAAAAATAGTACAGGATAAAAAAGTTGTTAATCAGGTTTCAGAATTCACAAGTACCAAAATATTCGATAGAAATAACAAAAAAGTTGTCTCTGGCATAACAAAAGTAAATTTGGATTTACTAAAGTCATACTTAGATGTTTTGAATCTAGAAGATAATGGTAAGTTGATATCTCAACCACAGCGACAGATATCAAAAGAATTACAGTCTTCTAAAATTTACAAACAAGATGACAGCAGTGTTAGTTTTACTCCTTCTGATAATTCCCCTATTATGGATATCTCATTTCTTGTATTTGTGCCAACCGAGAAGCTTAGTTATCTTGAAAGTGATGAAAACTATAAAATTTTTATAGAACTTATAAACTCAAAGTTATCTGAATATGGTCTTAATTATGTTGACTTTAAAAGAGCTTTAGATCTATCAAAAAAGTTCTATAGTATCTATGAAGAAAAAACAGGGCACACTATGTCTTTAATGCAGATGTTAGCACAAGAACTTAAAGCTGATGTTTATATCGAAGCTGATATTAATGTTAAGACTTCTCTTATTATTGGTAATCTTCCGGATATAACAATAGTCTCTAGTATTAAGTCTTATGATGCTTCAACAGGTAAAGGTCTAGGTACTTCAACAACGACAAAATCTAAAAGATCAAAAATGGATTATTTTCAGTCAAGAGTTGAAGTTATGAATGAAATTGTTGAACAAGAAATACCAAAAATTCTTAAGAATGTGGATGATTATTTTTCAGAAGGTATTCCTATAAATGTTGTTATCGTAGGTTTTAGTAATGTTTCTGAGGAGAAAGAATTTTCAGCAATATTTGATTCCTTACCAGGAATAAGTACTAGAAGAAGAAAGAGTATATCTGGTAATACTTCAGAGTATGATATAGTTTACAAAGGAGGAGCTTCGTATTTTGTTGATGACCTAATAGAAGTAATCTCGGCGATCCAAAAATATTCGAAGGTAAAAATAGATCAAAGCGTTAACAAAGTTATAATTAACCTAAAGTAG